GACTTTCGCTTTGCATTCAGGACACTGATAGAACTTGCCTTCTTTCTTGGAGATCTTTTCTTCCATGATAGGTGAGGAACAAGCCTCATTGGGGCAGCGGATGTCCACAGGTTTGTTCCATAGTGAAAAATCGCAGTCAGGGTATCTGCTGCAGGAATAAAAGATCTTTCCCTTCTTGGTCTTGCGTTGGGCAAGTTCGCCTTCTTTGCATTTGGGGCACTTGATACCCATGGACAGGGGCCGGGTGGTCTTACACTCGGGGTACCGCGAACAGGAAAGAAACTGACCGGTACGGCCTTCCCGCATCACCATAGGCGCTCCACATTCGGGACATTTTTCATCGGTCGGTACGGGTTCTTTGGTGGCGACAGCCTCTGTGGCAATCTTTCCGGTGTATCCGCACGCGGGATACGCGGAACACCCGATGAACAAACCATAGCGCCCTGACCGAACAAGTAACGGTTCTCCGCATTCAGGGCACACCTCGCGGGTGGGGATACCTTCCCGCTTGATGTTCTTCATGTTCTTCTTGGCGGTATTGAGATCTGTCTCGAACGGTCCGTAGAAGCTGGTCAACGTTTCTTTCCAGGAAGCGCTGCCTTCCTCGATCAGGTCCAGGGACGATTCCATTTGCGCGGTGAATTTCGTGTTCACCAGATCAGGAAAGCTGTCCACGAGCAATCGAGCTATTATTCTCCCCAGAAGCGTCGGGCTGAATTTCTTGTCCTGTAATTCCACATACTTCCGTTTCTGAATAGTGCTCACCGTTTCCGCGTACGTTGACGGACGGCCGATGCCCTGTTCTTCCAACTCCTTGATGAGCGATGCTTCATTGAACGCGGGTGGAGGCTGCGTAAAATGCTGCCTCGGAAGCACTCGTCTCAGTTGGAGCTTGTCACCCGGTCGGAGGGACGGCAGTAGTCTGTCTGCGTCATCCTTGTCACCGTTGGATGAAGCCTGATCTTCTTCCTTGTCTTGCGAGTAAATCTTTGTGAAGCCGTCGAACTTCATGATGGAACCGGTGACTCTGAACAATAAACGCCCTGCCTGAATATTTGCCGTGGTCATGTCAAAGACTGCTCCTGCAGTTTGACTCGCAACAAATCTATTCCAGATGAGCGTGTACAGCGCAAGCTGCGCCTTATCGAGGAACTTTGCAACCTTTTCAGGGCTGAGTTCCATAGATGTGGGGCGGATGGCTTCGTGAGCTTCCTGAGCAGTTTTCCTGCCCTTGTACTCGTGCGGTCGGTCGGGCAGATACTTTCGTCCGTATTTCTGTTGAATGAAGTCTCTTACTGCTGACAGAGCTTCAGCGGAAATCCTCGGTGAATCCGTCCTCATGTAGGTGATGAGTCCTACTGCTCCCTGATTCCCCAGTTCTATACCTTCATACAACTGCTGAGCTATACGCATGGTACGGCTGCCTGAAAACCTGAGCTTGCGGGAAGCTTCCTGCTGGAGCGTCGATGTGATGAAGGGCGGAGCGGGTTTTCGAGTACGTTCCCGTCGTTTGACTTCCTTGACGATGAATTCGGCGTCCTGAGCCTCTTTCACCAGCGCAGACGCGGTTGCTGTGTCCGGAACTTCGATTTTGGTTCCGTCCTTCTCCACCAGTTTGGCTTCAAAAGGCGGCGGGTCCATAGCTTCCAGGAGCACGGTCAGAGACCAGAATTCCTGCGGCACAAACGTATCGATGGCATTTTGTCTGTCAACGATGAGTCTTAATGCTACGGACTGGACCCGACCCGCGCTCAGGCCGTACTGCACTTTGTCCCAGAGCAACGGGCTAAGCTGGTAACCGACGATTCGGTCCAGAATGCGGCGGGCCTGCTGCGCGTTGTACTTGTTTTCATCCAACCGTAACGGATGGGCCACCGCTTCTTTGATCGTCTTTTCCGTGAGCTCGTTGAAGAGAACACGAAAAACCTTCTCCGGAGGCTTCTTCAATTCTTCCCGGATATGCCAGGCTATCGCTTCCCCTTCACGGTCGGGGTCTGTTGCAAGCAGTACTTTGTCAGCGTTCTTGGCAGCAGTACTGAGCTCCTTTACAATTTTCTCTTTGCCTTCAATTACTCTGTATTGTGGAGCAAACCCCTCGTGTACCGTGACCCCAAGCTCTTTTTGAGGAAGATCTTTTATATGGCCGATGGAGGCCTTGACTTCAAATCCCGAACCCAAATACTTTTTTATCGTCTTTGCTTTGGCCGGTGATTCAACGACTACCAGCGTTCTTTCCATACAGTACTCACCCCTTCGCGGAATATCCGCTTGCAATAACATTGGTTCAGCCCAACAAAAAGTCAAGCGGTTCGGACCGCCTATGGTCGCGGGACACTATTTCAGTATCCGTGAAAACATTTTTCCTGGATGCTGTTTCACCAGCCCTTGCAACTCGAGTTCCAGGAGTATCCCCGAGAGCTTGCCCGCTTCCAACCCAACACTTTCGCAAATGAGATCGATGGGCACAGGGTCTAGATCTATAGCTTCCAGGACAGTGAGAGATTCCGGGGCAACATCGTTCGATTCGCGTGTGGCTTGGAACAATCCTTGCTGCTGCATGACAGGTTTTCCGCTCGTGGCAAAGAGCGCATGGAGGACGTCTTGCCCGGATTCCACGAGCGCTGCACCTTGCTTGATCAGATGATGAGGGCCGGAAGATTTGAGATTGCGAACGTTTCCGGGCACAGCGAGAACGTCTCGGTTTTGCTCCAGAGCATGATGAGCAGTGATGAGAGAACCACTACTCTTGGCTGCTTCTACAACGAGAACGCCTTTAGCCAAGCCCGAGATAATCCTGTTCCGCCGGTAAAAATTCGTCGGCAACGGCTCTGTGCCAGGTCGAAATTCAGTGATCACAGCGCCCTGGTGAAGCATCTGTTCCATGAGTTCCCTGTTTTCGCGAGGATACGTCACATCTATGCCGCAACCGAGAACTCCGATGCTCCGCCCGCCAGCTTTATACGCCGCTTTGTGACAGGCTGTATCGATGCCTCGTGCCAGTCCGCTGATAATCGTTATCCCTTCTCGTATCAACTCTTTTGTGATCTGTTCCGCCATATCCAGACCGTAACGCGTCGGATTTCTGGTTCCTACAATACCCACCGCAGCTTTGTCTTCAGGAACGAAATTCCCGCGCACAAACAGGAGAGCTGGGGGATCATAGATCTCCAACAAATTCTGAGGATAATCGGCATCCCAGCGCGTAATAACTTGAACGTCCATTTCTTCGAGAATCTTTATATGCTTCAGGATGCTGTCGGCAGGAATGGAAAAGGTCGAGATTAAGGCGGCAATCTTCTCACCCAATCCTGTGCGCTTGCGAATCTCCTGTGCTCCAGCATGCAGAACGGCTTCAGGCGTGCCGAATGCCTGTATGAGCCGAGCTATTGTGAGGGGACCGACGCGAGGAACTCTCTCCAGGGCAAGCCAGTAAAAAAGAACGTTGCTATCTTGTGAGGTCATGGAGAGCCATGAGTATTTCGCACGAGATTGCGGGGGCCATTGTGTCGCGAAGCACTCCGACGACAGACCGGTTTCCGCAATATCGAAAACGTTTGATAGTAAAATCGGCGCTTTCAACAGATCAGCCTGAATCTGAGCGGTTTATGAGATCCGGGCGGCTGTCAGATGGGCGCGAATCGCTGCTCAACTTAAAATAGCGATTCCAAAAGTGTCAAGGAGTTTCCTCGAGCTTGCGTGGATTCATAGGATTGCGAACTCGTATTTAACAGGAATTCGCAATCAAAGAAGGAAAATCAAGGATGGCCATTGTTCACAGGAAAAGTCCCCCCAATTTCCTTTCTGAAATTGGCGTTAAAACATCCTCCACACGTGATCCAGAGCGCTTTCCGGATTGTAAGGGCTGCGAAGCGTTCGTTGATAATCCTGGTAATAGTTGTTAAATACCCACTCCTGATATTTTCGGGGTGTCGGGCCGATACGATACTGGTACGGACTCCGCGGAACCGGTCTCACATTCTGGGGTTGAGGATATGGTGCGTAGTTCGGATAATAGTAATACCCGTAGTACTGGGCATTGCATACTGCTGCTGCCGTTAAGAAAAGAAGAGTCAAGACAAGAACGATTGATTTCCTCATAAATGCTCCGTGGATTGTATTTCAAATGTGCAGGTTGATTGGTGCGAGAGGGGGGACTCGAACCCCCATGGGTTGCCCCGCCGGATCCTAAGTCCGGTGCGTCTGCCAATTCCGCCACTCTCGCGTCCGTGGATGACGGCTGATGGACGATTCTCTAGTATAGCCGGGTAGAGTTGTCAAGTTAAGGTCTAATACCAACTTGCTTTCAAAGTTGGACGAAAATCCCCTCTGACCCCCCTTTATAAAGGGGGGTCAGAGGGGATTTTGAATGCAACTTGGGCTAAAGCTAAAAAACCGGAAAAGTAGCCTGAAGCAGCTTGATGAGCGGACCGGGATAGGTTCCCAGCCAGATCAGTGCAGCAGCGAGAACGGCAAAGACAATTCCGGAACCTGCATGCAGCGGCTTCGGAACATCAAAGTCCGGAGTTCGCGTCACAGGCTGAACGTACATGGCTGCCACAATGCGCAGATAGTAGAATAGTCCGATGACGCTGTTGACCACAAGCACAGTAACCAGCAGCCACAGGGCTGAACCTACTCCTGCAGCCATGACATAGAATTTTCCCAAAAAACCCGCAGTTAACGGAATTCCGGCAAGGGACAATAGCATGGCCGTGAAGAAGGCTGCCACCAGAGGTCTTCGCCAGATGAGACCCTGATACTGTTCGATTTCTCCTGCTTCATTCTCGCTCGTGGAAAGAACGCTCACTACGCCGAAGGCTCCCAATGTCGTGACAAAATATGCCGTTAAATAGAAGCCTATTGCCAGGAATGCGCTTTCTTTCGCTGCCAGGAACGCAATCAGCAAATATCCGAGGTGTGCGATGGAGGAATACGCGAGGATGCGCTTAACGTTCTTCTGTAATAACGCGAGGATATTCCCTGTAAACATGGAAGCGACCGAAACAGCACTGAACATCCAGAACGCTGCACTCCCCTCCTGAATCTCTGCCTG
The sequence above is a segment of the Desulfomonile tiedjei DSM 6799 genome. Coding sequences within it:
- the dprA gene encoding DNA-processing protein DprA; amino-acid sequence: MTSQDSNVLFYWLALERVPRVGPLTIARLIQAFGTPEAVLHAGAQEIRKRTGLGEKIAALISTFSIPADSILKHIKILEEMDVQVITRWDADYPQNLLEIYDPPALLFVRGNFVPEDKAAVGIVGTRNPTRYGLDMAEQITKELIREGITIISGLARGIDTACHKAAYKAGGRSIGVLGCGIDVTYPRENRELMEQMLHQGAVITEFRPGTEPLPTNFYRRNRIISGLAKGVLVVEAAKSSGSLITAHHALEQNRDVLAVPGNVRNLKSSGPHHLIKQGAALVESGQDVLHALFATSGKPVMQQQGLFQATRESNDVAPESLTVLEAIDLDPVPIDLICESVGLEAGKLSGILLELELQGLVKQHPGKMFSRILK
- the topA gene encoding type I DNA topoisomerase, translated to MERTLVVVESPAKAKTIKKYLGSGFEVKASIGHIKDLPQKELGVTVHEGFAPQYRVIEGKEKIVKELSTAAKNADKVLLATDPDREGEAIAWHIREELKKPPEKVFRVLFNELTEKTIKEAVAHPLRLDENKYNAQQARRILDRIVGYQLSPLLWDKVQYGLSAGRVQSVALRLIVDRQNAIDTFVPQEFWSLTVLLEAMDPPPFEAKLVEKDGTKIEVPDTATASALVKEAQDAEFIVKEVKRRERTRKPAPPFITSTLQQEASRKLRFSGSRTMRIAQQLYEGIELGNQGAVGLITYMRTDSPRISAEALSAVRDFIQQKYGRKYLPDRPHEYKGRKTAQEAHEAIRPTSMELSPEKVAKFLDKAQLALYTLIWNRFVASQTAGAVFDMTTANIQAGRLLFRVTGSIMKFDGFTKIYSQDKEEDQASSNGDKDDADRLLPSLRPGDKLQLRRVLPRQHFTQPPPAFNEASLIKELEEQGIGRPSTYAETVSTIQKRKYVELQDKKFSPTLLGRIIARLLVDSFPDLVNTKFTAQMESSLDLIEEGSASWKETLTSFYGPFETDLNTAKKNMKNIKREGIPTREVCPECGEPLLVRSGRYGLFIGCSAYPACGYTGKIATEAVATKEPVPTDEKCPECGAPMVMREGRTGQFLSCSRYPECKTTRPLSMGIKCPKCKEGELAQRKTKKGKIFYSCSRYPDCDFSLWNKPVDIRCPNEACSSPIMEEKISKKEGKFYQCPECKAKVAGQ